In the Haloferula helveola genome, one interval contains:
- a CDS encoding DUF3307 domain-containing protein, translating into MDPLSIVAAVDASSGFVVAFFALLIGHAVADFALQGEFLAVAKNRHAELSKFFGESPAPKGIWIYALGAHSLIHAGAVWLITGSVALGLLEFVLHWVIDFAKCEGWTGFKTDQFLHVACKIAYAVMITTNCPWIAWTP; encoded by the coding sequence ATGGATCCACTCTCCATCGTTGCCGCAGTCGATGCGTCATCAGGATTCGTCGTTGCCTTTTTCGCGCTGCTGATCGGCCATGCGGTCGCCGACTTCGCCCTGCAGGGTGAGTTCCTCGCGGTGGCGAAGAACCGCCACGCCGAACTCAGCAAATTCTTCGGAGAAAGCCCGGCGCCGAAAGGCATCTGGATCTACGCGCTCGGCGCCCATTCGCTCATCCACGCCGGCGCTGTATGGCTCATCACGGGATCGGTCGCACTCGGCCTTCTCGAGTTTGTGCTCCATTGGGTCATTGACTTCGCCAAGTGCGAAGGCTGGACCGGTTTCAAGACCGACCAGTTCCTGCACGTCGCCTGCAAGATCGCTTACGCGGTGATGATCACGACGAATTGTCCGTGGATCGCGTGGACCCCCTGA
- a CDS encoding cyclic nucleotide-binding domain-containing protein yields the protein MSESFDRPEIPATGIMSGLDEDDRRLLGDYGEFLPVHPEQLLITEGKEQDSLYFIISGTLHVHTDTKEKRTLVARVCGGETLGEVNLFDPSTASASVTAKEFSQVWKANRDDLEQFTSAYPEAAARLLTGILAEMSKRLRRMNEKLATREAEAAFQSFWS from the coding sequence ATGAGCGAATCCTTCGACCGCCCGGAAATCCCAGCGACCGGCATCATGTCCGGCCTCGATGAAGACGACCGCCGACTGCTCGGCGACTATGGTGAGTTCCTGCCCGTCCACCCGGAGCAACTCCTCATCACGGAGGGCAAGGAACAGGACTCCCTCTACTTCATCATTTCCGGAACCCTGCACGTCCACACCGACACCAAGGAAAAGCGCACGCTCGTGGCCCGCGTCTGCGGCGGCGAAACACTCGGCGAGGTGAACCTTTTCGACCCGTCGACCGCCTCGGCCTCCGTAACCGCCAAGGAGTTTTCCCAAGTGTGGAAAGCCAACCGTGACGACCTCGAACAATTCACTTCGGCCTATCCCGAAGCCGCGGCGCGACTGCTGACCGGCATCCTTGCGGAAATGAGCAAGCGCCTCCGCCGGATGAACGAAAAACTCGCGACCCGCGAAGCCGAGGCCGCCTTCCAAAGCTTCTGGTCCTGA